CCATAAACCGTATACTTTTGTTGGTTAATCCCTTGAAGGACAGAAGCTGTTACTGTAAAGATGGCCAATGGAATGGCTGTTGGTGCATACCAAGTAAGCAAATATCCACCAAGTTCATCATAAGAATAGAAAGCTGCGTACGCAGGACCACCCAATATTGCCAATCCGATACAAGCTGGAACTGTCAAGAACATCAAAATTTGAAAAGTAGTACTTAATTGACGTTGCAGCACATCTGATTCATTGTTTATAAATGATCTCGTTACGGCTGGAAGCAAGGAAAGAGCAAACGCTGTTGCTAGTGTCACTGGGATAATCACGAGCTTCTGACCATAAGTGTTGATGATAGCAAATGCATCTCCGGATGTTATACTATCAACACCTGCAAGTAACATTGCCTTATTAAAAGTGAATGTGTCCACTAATTGATATAGAGGCATAGCAAGTCCGACAAAAACGAATGGAGCTGCATATAAAAGTATTTCTTTATACATTTCCTTATAAGAAATTTCTACATTGCCTTTATCTTTTTTTAATAGGGTATCCAAATGCCTTTTCCGGCTGAACCAATACCAGATCAATATTCCCAAGCCCGCCAAAGCACCAATAAATGCACCGAATGTTGCATAACCAATCGCTGTCGGCAAGCTGCCTTCCGTCACATTAATAATAATATAAACGCTGCCCAACAAGAATATTATCCTTGCAATTTGCTCTACAACTTGTGAAACAGCAGTAGGGCCCATTGATTCATGGCCTTGGAAAAAACCTCTGATCAAGCTCATGACAGGAACTAACAGTAGCGCAAAACTCACCATACGAATTACAAGTGTAACATCGTCAAATGAGTGCTGGCTGCTTTCATTTATTATCATCGGAGAAAATACCGGTGCCATTATATAAAGTATCAAGAAAGAAACAATTCCTGTAATACTCATTAACAATAATCCGGAACTAAATAATTTTCTCCCTACTGCATATTCCTCAAGCGCATTATATTTTGCTACAAACTTTGAAACGGCAAGTGGTACTCCCATTGTCGCTATACTTAATACAACCGAATAAAGAACATAGGCATATGTATATAGTTCCCCTCCAGATTTGCCCACTAAGGCATAAAAAGGAAAAATATAAACAAGACCCAAAACTCTAGAAATCATGGTACCAAGCGTTAAAATGAAGGTACCTCTCAATATATTTGATGTTGACATAAAATCCCTACCTACTATTTGTAACTTTTTGTCTAACCTTTGTATTTTAGCATACTTCTAATGGCCGGAGCACTATTTTACCATCCCGCAAGTAAACTTCTAGTTAGTGAAATCTTTGGAAATGATAGATATGGCGTATCGTCTTTCAAGTTCTCTATGTGCTCTTTTGTTACCACTACAGTGAATTCACCGTAAGCATCCGCATCTAGTAAGAGGACTCCTGCTTCTTTTTGACTGAAGATAAGCCCGAATTCTTCTTGATTATTTAAACGGATGCAAAGAACATAAGCATTCATCTCTTTTTCAAAGAGCCATGTATACGAGAATTTATGTAAATTAGTGTTCATTTTGAATTGTATGGTTGGAACAGAAAGCAACAGGACCGGGGTTCCATCTTCTTCTGTCCAGCCACCGTCATATGGAATGTGTGCTTCTGAAAGCTTAGGTGAATATGTCATGAGATACCCCCTTTTCATTAATTTGTAATCTACTTGAAAATAATACGGAATGTTGCTCTTTTTGTCCAACAAGAGAATAGAGGGTATAATAGGCAACAGGTAAGCAAAATATAGTTGGTTGGTGAAAAAATGAAATATGATGTGATTATTATAGGCGGCGGTCCATCAGGGCTTATGGCCTCCATCGCTGCGGCAGAACAAAAAGCAAGAGTACTACTGATCGATAAAGGAAATAAACTTGGGCGGAAGCTTGCCATTTCAGGGGGCGGTCGCTGTAATGTGACAAACCGCCTGCCTGTAGACGAAATCATTAAACATATCCCTGGTAACGGGAGATTCTTATATAGTGCATTTTCAGAGTTTAATAATGAAGATATCATCAAGTTTTTTGAAAAGCTCGGGATACAGTTGAAGGAAGAAGATCACGGCCGGATGTTCCCTGTCTCAGACAAAGCACAAAGTGTGGTTGACGCGTTATTGAACAGGATGAAAGAGTTGCGGGTGGAGATGCGGACTAATACTTCGGTGGAAACGGTGGAATATGATGAGGACCGGACCCGTGGCGTGTTGTTAAAAACAGGCGAGTTTTTGGAATGTTCATGTGTAGTCATTGCTGTTGGTGGAAAATCCGTGCCACATACCGGTTCCACAGGTGATGGATATCCTTGGGCACGCAAAGCGGGGCATACGATTACGGACCTATTTCCGACTGAAGTTCCAT
This window of the Sutcliffiella horikoshii genome carries:
- a CDS encoding putative polysaccharide biosynthesis protein, with product MSTSNILRGTFILTLGTMISRVLGLVYIFPFYALVGKSGGELYTYAYVLYSVVLSIATMGVPLAVSKFVAKYNALEEYAVGRKLFSSGLLLMSITGIVSFLILYIMAPVFSPMIINESSQHSFDDVTLVIRMVSFALLLVPVMSLIRGFFQGHESMGPTAVSQVVEQIARIIFLLGSVYIIINVTEGSLPTAIGYATFGAFIGALAGLGILIWYWFSRKRHLDTLLKKDKGNVEISYKEMYKEILLYAAPFVFVGLAMPLYQLVDTFTFNKAMLLAGVDSITSGDAFAIINTYGQKLVIIPVTLATAFALSLLPAVTRSFINNESDVLQRQLSTTFQILMFLTVPACIGLAILGGPAYAAFYSYDELGGYLLTWYAPTAIPLAIFTVTASVLQGINQQKYTVYGLAVGVGLKLILNYPLIFFMEAEGSIVATAIGYLASVVINLWAIQRFTGFSYSIVLRRGMLMTIFNIIMIAAVLVVLQLLEGIVPYSEGRLQAIIVVAVSGLVGAGIYFFLSYRSNLLMYLFGNRFSFLNRKERG